From a single Solanum dulcamara chromosome 4, daSolDulc1.2, whole genome shotgun sequence genomic region:
- the LOC129884374 gene encoding uncharacterized protein LOC129884374 translates to MKSPVMTGPTGSSTVHRRQPLLRTETTTPTTMMNHCETLRKRKSEVAGRTAAECATVCCCLPCAMMHFLILAAYKVPTGLCRKMLRKNKQKKLLNNNNKKNESKCCQANAAGDVKESENVDVVFVAGGGGEPISAGSETEMWGRFYEGGFWRNPSQ, encoded by the coding sequence ATGAAATCGCCGGTGATGACAGGACCAACAGGCTCCTCGACGGTGCACCGTCGACAACCGTTATTACGAACAGAAACTACGACGCCGACGACGATGATGAATCACTGTGAAACTCTTCGTAAACGGAAAAGCGAGGTCGCCGGAAGGACAGCGGCGGAGTGCGCGACGGTGTGTTGCTGTCTTCCGTGTGCGATGATGCATTTTCTCATACTGGCGGCGTACAAAGTTCCGACGGGATTGTGCCGGAAAATGTTGAGGAAGAATAAACAGAAAAAGCttttaaataacaataataagaagaatGAATCCAAATGCTGCCAAGCTAACGCTGCCGGCGACGTCAAGGAGTCGGAAAATGTCGATGTCGTCTTCGTTGCCGGCGGTGGCGGGGAGCCGATATCGGCGGGATCTGAAACGGAGATGTGGGGTCGGTTTTATGAGGGTGGATTTTGGAGGAACCCATCACAGTAA
- the LOC129887632 gene encoding protein CHLORORESPIRATORY REDUCTION 42, chloroplastic produces the protein MSLLSFTSIPKCPSSSRYSHGSTQLPLNLVTKCELNTNSGSQKLEIGSPIIVIESPKLLKTAASVPCLRPNAGLVKPGDVGRIVSRKPMDVWAVRLSIGTYLIDRKYFKPLELEE, from the exons ATGTCACTACTCTCTTTCACTTCAATTCCCAAATGCCCAAGTTCATCAAGATATAGCCATGGTTCAACACAATTACCCCTCAATTTAGTCACCAAATGTGAGTTAAACACAAATAGTGGCTCACAAAAGCTTGAAATTGGGTCACCAATTATAGTAATTGAGTCTCCTAAGTTGCTTAAAACTGCAGCCTCTGTGCCTTGTCTTAGACCCAATGCTGGCTTGGTCAAACCTGGTGATGTTGGCAG GATAGTGTCAAGGAAGCCTATGGACGTTTGGGCAGTTCGTCTCAGCATTGGCACTTATCTTATTGACAGAAAATACTTTAAGCCCTTAGAGCTTGAGGAATGA